A window of Pedobacter lusitanus contains these coding sequences:
- a CDS encoding FtsW/RodA/SpoVE family cell cycle protein, whose amino-acid sequence MDKGNTENKGRNQERLFLGLIAVLLVILFVRLFGVLQGRIKDVDQRLKDGTIVNLNAPEPAKAVKALLTRGYYLEDPLDVDIIGNAIAAQETKGLSFTNIGDLNKRKFNVTADEAYTNGGVAFKKRVVVSRSLLGFTGDDEARFVQEKNNPPVMSAISSLGMGSGKIKGKVEHKGEAVAGVLVRLSTVLPADSIDARSFKAYARTDAEGHYEFNQLPEEKAYEVIPLKPGVEFGQVKGVQELNDSKQLNFSQAPHVIRLLSSREFNMLKNDGAFIVRTPEQFKFWYLAVTGGFFLAFIIIHLLLSFKFPETDQLILPLLMLLTGLSFLTLLSLQDPVRDRFLAIDSLWFLYTGIAGLCVLLFLNLKKFTADSGFYRFLIFKDRSAANGWPWIAAAIALLAGTLLFGAGPEGSGVKVNLLGVQPSEVVKYIVVLFLAGFFAQNEQFIATYSSWKKRWSFFSFALAAILFTLFLFLLLGDLGPAIVICFTFILLFSFSRGDFMEMAAFVLLYVLVAWLLDNVWLDALITFAVLVLYHVLKRKSMSESAIMALIVITAFLTIDKIPYLDKIVPGPVARLSDRKAIWQDAWNNEVYGGDQVANGLWGIATGGISGQGTGKGFAKTIPEAHTDMILPAIGEEFGWTGITCIFILFLIYLHRSIIIGRRTGTPFLFYICSGIGICTFIQFLLIAGGSIGALPLSGVSLPFESYGGSSLVINFVAAGFLLSVSSVRGTAVQMKYLTGQQDKNLVPALIAACAAILLLVINISRYSFNTPLWIVKPALVADKSGSRMFSYNPRIGILMKKLEAGTIYDRSGLILATSNPELVKKQFQQLREAGVTDYNLDSAIHKRVTRYYPFEEQLFFWTGDANTGVFSGGINGYFAEYEHAAELRGFKMPLTSYTLIASRYKEDRFLPRGPKEMTVIKKDYSALTSLLISGLDSTEIKTFKKRNREVRLSVDAALQTHLQTRLANDPQLSKNRVSVVVMSSKTGDVLASAAFPLPPVKNWEQLTMSLADQNKLDSWTTTADPGFAIATQPGSTAKLLTAMAGFNKLGLAAAQQTYLVKANERIRTRGAEPDETGQIDMEQAIVKSNNVYFIKLANQQHLQEQMGDLYLKTGMFLHGVGGYFYGRKQVNEEQEKRWFDLWKRTEFNSGYNPDNIYRNRATGISGMAWGQGELIATPAAVARLGSAIANRGILVPNRYVLKLSDSTIKEKQGVVLAKDPAAAALLKQYMIEQSARKAGVFGIAVAGKTGTPERIVKKKKVNDGWYVFFAPDGKGQGYTVVCIRVESARGSSEAVRVAGETVIPLLVSKGYMRSIN is encoded by the coding sequence ATGGATAAAGGAAATACGGAAAATAAGGGAAGAAATCAGGAACGGCTGTTTTTAGGGCTGATTGCTGTTTTGCTGGTGATTTTATTCGTCCGGTTATTTGGCGTGCTGCAGGGGAGGATTAAAGATGTAGATCAGCGGCTGAAAGACGGAACGATAGTGAATTTAAATGCACCCGAACCTGCTAAAGCAGTAAAGGCATTACTGACCAGGGGTTATTACCTGGAAGATCCTCTGGATGTTGATATCATTGGCAATGCCATTGCTGCACAGGAAACAAAAGGATTGTCTTTCACCAATATCGGTGATCTGAATAAAAGAAAATTTAATGTAACTGCTGATGAAGCCTATACGAATGGTGGAGTGGCTTTTAAAAAGAGAGTGGTAGTATCGAGGTCATTACTTGGATTTACCGGGGATGATGAGGCTCGTTTTGTCCAGGAAAAAAATAATCCTCCGGTGATGTCAGCAATCAGCTCATTGGGAATGGGCAGCGGAAAAATTAAAGGTAAGGTAGAACATAAAGGAGAGGCTGTTGCTGGAGTTCTGGTCAGGTTATCAACTGTACTGCCTGCGGACAGTATTGATGCCAGATCATTTAAGGCTTATGCGCGTACGGATGCTGAGGGGCATTATGAGTTTAATCAGTTACCTGAAGAGAAAGCGTATGAAGTAATTCCTTTAAAACCAGGTGTTGAATTCGGACAGGTTAAAGGTGTACAGGAATTAAACGACTCCAAACAGCTGAATTTTAGTCAGGCGCCTCATGTCATCCGCCTGCTTTCCTCACGTGAATTTAATATGCTGAAGAATGATGGTGCTTTCATTGTACGTACACCGGAGCAGTTTAAATTCTGGTACCTGGCTGTTACAGGAGGGTTTTTTCTGGCTTTTATCATCATCCATTTATTGTTGTCTTTTAAATTTCCGGAAACAGATCAGCTCATCTTACCCTTGTTAATGTTACTTACAGGTTTGTCTTTTCTGACTTTACTGAGTTTGCAGGACCCGGTAAGAGATCGTTTTCTGGCAATTGATTCCTTATGGTTTTTATATACAGGAATTGCAGGTTTATGTGTTTTACTGTTTTTAAATCTCAAAAAATTTACTGCTGACTCGGGCTTTTACCGGTTTTTGATTTTTAAAGATCGTTCAGCTGCGAATGGATGGCCATGGATTGCTGCGGCTATCGCTCTGCTGGCTGGTACACTTTTGTTTGGTGCAGGGCCTGAAGGCAGCGGAGTAAAGGTGAATTTACTGGGGGTACAGCCGAGTGAGGTGGTTAAATATATTGTGGTGCTGTTTCTGGCAGGTTTCTTTGCGCAGAATGAACAGTTTATAGCCACTTATTCCAGCTGGAAAAAGAGGTGGTCATTTTTCTCTTTTGCACTGGCGGCAATCCTGTTTACCTTATTCCTGTTTTTACTGCTGGGTGATCTTGGCCCGGCCATAGTGATCTGTTTTACTTTTATCCTGTTATTCTCTTTCTCGAGAGGTGATTTTATGGAAATGGCAGCATTTGTTCTGCTCTATGTACTGGTTGCCTGGTTATTGGATAATGTATGGCTTGATGCTTTAATTACTTTTGCAGTTTTAGTCCTGTATCATGTTTTAAAACGGAAGTCAATGAGCGAGTCGGCGATTATGGCCCTGATTGTGATCACTGCCTTTTTAACGATTGATAAAATCCCATATCTGGATAAAATAGTTCCGGGGCCGGTAGCCAGATTATCAGACCGGAAAGCCATCTGGCAGGATGCCTGGAATAATGAAGTTTATGGTGGTGATCAGGTTGCAAATGGCCTGTGGGGAATAGCCACTGGCGGAATCAGCGGACAGGGCACCGGAAAAGGCTTTGCCAAAACTATTCCTGAGGCACATACAGACATGATTCTGCCGGCTATAGGTGAAGAGTTTGGCTGGACAGGGATTACCTGTATTTTCATTCTGTTTTTAATCTACCTGCATCGTTCGATAATTATAGGCCGGCGTACAGGCACACCTTTTCTTTTTTACATCTGTTCGGGTATAGGTATCTGTACTTTTATCCAGTTTCTGTTAATTGCAGGCGGATCTATAGGGGCTTTACCTTTATCTGGGGTATCTCTTCCTTTTGAGAGTTATGGGGGTTCTTCACTGGTGATTAATTTTGTGGCCGCCGGATTTCTGTTATCTGTTTCGTCGGTAAGGGGAACGGCTGTCCAGATGAAATATCTGACCGGGCAGCAGGATAAAAATCTGGTTCCTGCGTTAATTGCTGCCTGTGCGGCAATTCTGTTACTGGTTATTAATATATCCCGTTATAGCTTTAATACACCATTATGGATTGTTAAACCTGCTTTGGTTGCTGATAAGAGTGGAAGCAGAATGTTCAGCTATAATCCGCGGATCGGAATATTAATGAAAAAACTGGAAGCGGGAACAATATATGACCGTTCGGGACTGATTCTGGCTACAAGTAATCCTGAACTGGTAAAAAAACAGTTTCAGCAATTGCGTGAAGCCGGGGTTACTGATTATAACCTGGATTCTGCGATACACAAAAGGGTTACGCGCTATTATCCGTTTGAAGAACAGTTGTTTTTCTGGACAGGGGATGCTAATACTGGTGTATTCAGCGGCGGGATCAATGGCTATTTTGCAGAGTATGAACATGCAGCTGAGTTAAGAGGTTTTAAAATGCCGCTGACCAGTTATACGCTGATTGCTTCCCGTTATAAGGAAGATCGGTTTTTGCCCAGAGGGCCAAAGGAAATGACGGTGATTAAAAAGGATTATTCTGCACTGACATCTTTGTTGATTTCCGGTCTGGACAGTACTGAAATCAAAACTTTTAAAAAGCGCAACCGCGAGGTCAGACTGAGTGTGGATGCTGCTTTGCAAACCCATTTACAGACACGACTGGCAAATGATCCTCAATTGAGTAAAAACAGAGTCTCGGTAGTGGTGATGTCTTCGAAGACAGGAGATGTGCTGGCTTCTGCTGCCTTTCCTTTACCTCCGGTAAAAAACTGGGAACAGCTGACCATGAGTCTGGCGGATCAGAATAAACTGGATTCCTGGACCACAACAGCTGATCCGGGTTTTGCAATTGCGACACAGCCGGGTTCTACAGCTAAACTACTGACTGCGATGGCAGGTTTTAATAAACTCGGGCTTGCGGCTGCACAACAGACTTACCTGGTTAAAGCCAACGAGCGGATACGTACCCGTGGTGCTGAACCCGATGAGACCGGTCAGATTGATATGGAACAGGCTATTGTGAAATCGAACAATGTTTATTTTATCAAATTGGCTAATCAGCAGCATTTACAGGAACAAATGGGGGACCTTTATTTGAAAACCGGCATGTTCCTGCATGGAGTTGGCGGTTACTTTTATGGTCGTAAACAGGTGAATGAGGAACAGGAAAAACGCTGGTTCGATTTATGGAAAAGAACAGAGTTCAACAGCGGTTATAATCCGGATAATATTTACAGAAACAGGGCAACCGGGATTTCCGGAATGGCCTGGGGACAGGGTGAACTGATTGCTACACCTGCGGCAGTTGCCCGTCTGGGATCAGCTATTGCTAATAGGGGTATTTTAGTACCCAACCGTTATGTATTGAAGTTAAGTGATTCTACGATAAAGGAAAAACAGGGGGTGGTTCTGGCCAAAGATCCTGCTGCAGCTGCGCTGTTAAAACAGTATATGATTGAACAGAGTGCACGTAAGGCTGGTGTATTTGGCATTGCTGTAGCCGGTAAAACGGGTACACCTGAAAGAATTGTTAAAAAGAAAAAGGTAAATGATGGCTGGTATGTCTTTTTTGCACCAGATGGAAAGGGCCAGGGTTATACTGTGGTTTGTATCCGGGTGGAATCTGCCAGGGGATCCTCTGAAGCAGTAAGAGTAGCTGGCGAAACAGTGATTCCTTTGCTGGTGAGCAAAGGATATATGAGAAGCATAAATTAA
- a CDS encoding FHA domain-containing protein, with translation MFDFFKKNKTDDPLDAKSLREVMLQMIKEELQQLDGGEGTHLKKMQLFVNAGAEELFVYETALYSAAPEKLKEEIQRIADNFALDLPADWQLEVLYVDELPAGVIRSKEIKLGLLLKNTPQAVAAQTGTTAMLKVITGKAEQEQYVLKPGTNRINIGRESSVQGADGSYRINNIAFLAEELDSNKYISRQHAHLEWDKEQLCFKLYADEGGVPPGNKTKIRTASDDSTHKLNSTQIGYILKEGDQIILADVAVIEFTTRWKGV, from the coding sequence ATGTTTGATTTTTTTAAAAAGAATAAAACGGATGATCCGTTGGATGCCAAGAGTTTAAGAGAAGTAATGCTGCAAATGATTAAAGAAGAATTGCAGCAGCTGGATGGCGGGGAAGGCACACATTTGAAAAAAATGCAGCTTTTTGTGAATGCCGGTGCAGAAGAATTATTTGTCTATGAAACTGCTTTATACAGTGCTGCTCCGGAGAAGCTGAAGGAAGAGATACAGCGTATTGCGGATAATTTTGCACTGGACCTGCCGGCAGACTGGCAGCTGGAGGTTCTTTATGTGGATGAATTACCGGCCGGTGTTATCCGCAGTAAAGAGATTAAACTGGGATTGCTGCTGAAAAATACGCCACAGGCAGTTGCTGCTCAGACGGGAACGACGGCCATGTTAAAGGTCATTACCGGTAAGGCAGAACAGGAACAATATGTCCTGAAGCCTGGTACAAACCGGATAAATATTGGCCGGGAAAGTAGTGTGCAGGGAGCCGATGGAAGTTACAGAATAAATAATATTGCTTTTTTAGCAGAAGAACTGGACAGTAATAAATATATCAGCAGACAGCACGCACATCTGGAATGGGATAAAGAGCAGCTCTGTTTTAAATTATATGCGGACGAAGGTGGGGTTCCTCCGGGAAACAAAACCAAAATCAGAACGGCATCGGATGATAGTACGCATAAATTAAATTCAACACAAATCGGTTATATTTTGAAAGAAGGGGATCAGATTATTTTGGCTGATGTAGCTGTGATTGAATTTACAACGCGCTGGAAAGGTGTTTAA